The Jiangella alba genome includes the window CGAGCTCACCGAGGGCATGCGCTTCGACAAGGGCTACATCTCGGGCTACTTCGTCACCGACCCGGAGCGCCAGGAGGCCGTCCTCGAGGACGCCTACGTGCTGCTGGTCGAGTCGAAGATCTCCAGCGTCAAGGACCTCCTGCCGCTGCTCGAGAAGGTCATGCAGGGCGGCAAGCCGCTGCTGATCATCGCCGAGGACCTCGAGGGCGAGGCGCTGGCCACCCTGGTGGTCAACAAGATCCGCGGCACCTTCAAGTCCACCGCCGTCAAGGCGCCGGGCTTCGGCGACCGCCGCAAGGCCATGCTGCAGGACATCGCCATCCTCACCGGTGGCCAGGTCATCAGCGAGACCGTCGGCCTCAAGCTGGAGAACGCGACCCTCGACCTGCTCGGGCAGGCTCGCAAGGTCGTCGTCACCAAGGACGAGACGACGATCGTCGAGGGTGCCGGCGACGCCGAGCAGATCGCCGGTCGCGTGTCGCAGATCCGGGCGGAGATCGAGAACTCCGACTCCGACTACGACCGCGAGAAGCTGCAGGAGCGGCTGGCCAAGCTGGCCGGCGGCGTGGCCGTCATCAAGGCGGGCGCGGCGACCGAGGTCGAGCTGAAGGAGCGCAAGCACCGCATCGAGGACGCGGTGCGCAACGCCAAGGCGGCTGTCGAGGAGGGCATCGTCGCCGGTGGTGGCGTGGCGCTCATCCAGGCCGGCGCGGCGGCGTTCGAGAAGCTCGAGCTCGACGGCGACGAGGCCACCGGTGCGAACATCGTGAAGGTGGCCGTCGAGGCGCCGCTGAAGCAGATCGCGGTGAACGCCGGTCTCGAGGGCGGCGTCGTGGCCGAGAAGGTGCGCAGCCTGCCGGCTGGTCAGGGCCTCAACGCCGCCACGGGCGACTACGTGGACATGCTGGCCGAGGGCATCAACGACCCGGTCAAGGTGACCCGGTCGGCGCTGCAGAACGCCGCGTCCATCGCCGGTCTGTTCCTCACCACCGAGGCCGTCGTCGCGGACAAGCCGGAGAAGACCCCGGCCGCTCCCGCCGACCCCAGCGGTGGCATGGGCGGCATGGACTTCTGAGTCCCGCCGCACCACCTGCACCACCTGTACGAGGGCGGTACCCCAGCCGGGGTGCCGCCCTCGTCATGTTTCAGAGAGGTCCAGGAGCAGCCGCAGGACCCGTTCGATCCGTTCCATGTCCATCGGGTCGACCATGCCGACGTGCTTGATGAAACGCTCGGTCGACACGAGCCGGATCTGCTCGCACTGGACGTAACTGGTGACCGGCAGCGGGCGCTCCAGCTCGACGTGCGTGGCGTAGCCGCGCCGGGTGCGGGTCACCGGAAGGACGATCGCCAGGCCGGTGGCGGCGAAGCTCGAGGACGAGACGGAGACGGCCGGGCGCCGGTAGCCCTGCTCGTGTCCGATCGGGTCGCCGAAGTCGCAGAGGTGGATGTCGCCACGCATCAGAGGACGTCGTCCCAGCGCTCATCCGGGTCCAGGCCGTCCTTGAGCGAGCCGGCGTAGCGCTCGGTCTCGCCGCGCAGCTCGGTGACGCCTTCGCGGGTTCCCATGGTGGAACGGACGTCGTCCCAGAACGCGGCCCGCTCCTCGGCGTCGAGCGCACGCCCGATCGCGCCGGCCAGGGACGTGTGATGCGCGGCGGCATACCTCGACAGCCGGTCGTGGAGGTCGCGTGGCACGCGGATCGTTGTACTCATACGACCGAGTCTACATTCATGTAGACACAACTGACTACGGCGACGTCGCCGAGGCTGCGGCGCGCACGTAGCGGGCGGCCAGCCGGCGCAGGTGCACGGCGAACTCGGGCGGGTCGAGCACGTCGAAGTCGACGTCGAGCATGGCGGTGTAGACGGCGAGCATCTCGTAGGTGTCGGCGCCGGTATGGATGACGCAGGTGTGCTCGCTCTCCGGCTCGACGGTGATCGTCGCCGGCAGCCGGCCGGCGACGGCGTCGGCCGGCGCGTGCAGCCGCAGCGTCGCGCGGTAGCGCCACAGCGCGAGGTCCAGCCCGCGGTTGACGAAGTCGGCGACGTCGCCGCCGGGGTCGGGGCGCGGCGCGAACCGCGGCCCGGTCGGGATCGTCGGCGTCATCCGGTCGACCCGGAAGGTGCGCCAGTCGGACCGGCCGACGTCCCAGGCGACGAGGTACCAGCGGCGGCCGCGGTTGACCAGCCGGTGCGGCTCGACGTCGCGCCGTGACGAGCCGCCGTCGTGGCCGACGTAGTCGAAGCGCAGCCGCTCGTGGTCGCGGACGGTGGCCGCGATCGCCGTCAGCACGTCCGAGTCGACCGACGGGCCGGCCACCGGCAGCGGCACCGTCGCCGACGACAGCGCAGTCACCCGGTGCCGCAGCCGTGTCGGCAGCACCTGCTCCAGCTTCGCCAGCGCCCGCACCGACGTCTCCTCGATGCCGGTGACGGAGCCGCCGGCGGCCGTCCGCAACCCGACCGCGACGGCCACCGCCTCCTCGTCGTCGAGCAGCAGTGGCGGCATGGCCGCGCCGGAGCCGAGCCGGTAGCCGCCGGACACGCCGGGCGTGGCGTCGACCGGATAGCCGAGGGTGCGCAGCCGGTCGACGTCGCGGCGGACGGTGCGCACGGCGACGCCGAGCCGGTCGGCGAGGTCGGCGCTGGCCCACTCGCGGCGCAGTTGCAGCAACGACAGCAGCTTCAGCAGCCGGGCCGAGGTTTCCACCATTCCTCGATTCTGGCAGCAATCGCGGCCCGTAACTGGCCGCAATTGCCGAGACCGTGGGGACATGACGAACTCCACCGAGATCCGCCCGTTCCGCATCGACATCGCCGACGCCGACCTCGCCGACCTGCGCGACCGGCTGGCCGGCACCCGCTGGCCGGTGGAGGTCGCCGGCACCGGCTGGGAGCGCGGCGTCCCGTCCGGCTACCTGAAGGAGCTGGCCGCGTACTGGCGCGACGGGTTCGACTGGCGCGCGCAGGAGCGGGCGCTCAACGCGTACCCGCAGTTCACCACCGACCTCGACGGCGCGACCGTGCACTTCCTGCACCTGCGGTCGGAGAACGCGGACGCGCTGCCGCTGCTGCTCCTGCACGGCTGGCCGGGCTCGTTCCTCGAGTTCCTGGACCTGATCCCGCTGCTCGCCGACGAGTTCCACCTCGTCATCCCGTCGCTGCCCGGCTACGGCTTCTCCGGCCCGGTCACCGAGACCGGCTGGACCGACGGCCGGTCCGCCGCGGTGCTGGCCGCGCTGATGGACCGGCTCGGCTACGACCGCTATGGCATCCAGGGCGGCGACGTCAGCGGGTTCATCGGCCCGGAGATCGGCCGGGTGGCGCCGGAGCGC containing:
- the groL gene encoding chaperonin GroEL (60 kDa chaperone family; promotes refolding of misfolded polypeptides especially under stressful conditions; forms two stacked rings of heptamers to form a barrel-shaped 14mer; ends can be capped by GroES; misfolded proteins enter the barrel where they are refolded when GroES binds); amino-acid sequence: MPKIIAFDEEARRGLERGMNSLADAVRVTLGPKGRNVVLEKKWGAPTITNDGVSIAKEIELEDPWEKIGAELVKEVAKKTDDVAGDGTTTATVLAQAMVREGLRNVAAGANPIALKRGIERAVEAISEQLLSTAREVETKEQIAATASISAGDSQIGELIAEAMDKVGKEGVITVEESNTFGLELELTEGMRFDKGYISGYFVTDPERQEAVLEDAYVLLVESKISSVKDLLPLLEKVMQGGKPLLIIAEDLEGEALATLVVNKIRGTFKSTAVKAPGFGDRRKAMLQDIAILTGGQVISETVGLKLENATLDLLGQARKVVVTKDETTIVEGAGDAEQIAGRVSQIRAEIENSDSDYDREKLQERLAKLAGGVAVIKAGAATEVELKERKHRIEDAVRNAKAAVEEGIVAGGGVALIQAGAAAFEKLELDGDEATGANIVKVAVEAPLKQIAVNAGLEGGVVAEKVRSLPAGQGLNAATGDYVDMLAEGINDPVKVTRSALQNAASIAGLFLTTEAVVADKPEKTPAAPADPSGGMGGMDF
- a CDS encoding type II toxin-antitoxin system PemK/MazF family toxin — encoded protein: MRGDIHLCDFGDPIGHEQGYRRPAVSVSSSSFAATGLAIVLPVTRTRRGYATHVELERPLPVTSYVQCEQIRLVSTERFIKHVGMVDPMDMERIERVLRLLLDLSET
- a CDS encoding helix-turn-helix transcriptional regulator, which translates into the protein MVETSARLLKLLSLLQLRREWASADLADRLGVAVRTVRRDVDRLRTLGYPVDATPGVSGGYRLGSGAAMPPLLLDDEEAVAVAVGLRTAAGGSVTGIEETSVRALAKLEQVLPTRLRHRVTALSSATVPLPVAGPSVDSDVLTAIAATVRDHERLRFDYVGHDGGSSRRDVEPHRLVNRGRRWYLVAWDVGRSDWRTFRVDRMTPTIPTGPRFAPRPDPGGDVADFVNRGLDLALWRYRATLRLHAPADAVAGRLPATITVEPESEHTCVIHTGADTYEMLAVYTAMLDVDFDVLDPPEFAVHLRRLAARYVRAAASATSP